Below is a window of Mycolicibacterium rhodesiae NBB3 DNA.
GGGTGACGACATCGTGTTCGACGGCCCGGGGGTGATGGCATATGCAGCGCTGCTGCTTCTCGCGCTCGGCACACTGCCACCCGCGGCGGTCTTGTGGCGTTACGTCAACGCCTGACGGTCACTGGGCGGCGGAAGTCGTCCCGTTGTCGTCCCCCGTGGCGTTCTGCGCACCGTCATCATTCGTCGATGGCTCCTGCGGTGCCGGTGTCGGCTCCGCCGGCGCTTCGCTCGGGTCGTCACTGAGCGAGTTGTCCGTGCCCTGCGCTTGGGGCGACGCACCACCCGGGGTGGCAACGAGGGATGAGCGGATCTCGCCCTGCGCCTGCACCGTTGCGGACGAATCGATCGTCGTCACGTTTTCGGTTTTGTCGGGTTCGATGTCGTCGACGGTCGCCTCGGAATTGGTCTTCTCGGAGTCGGCGACGTCCTCGATCTGCTGCTCGTCGCCTTCGACGAGTTCGCCAGAGCTTTGGCCGGCTTGTTCGCCAGAGAGCTCCAGAACCTCGCCCTCGTTGGCACCGGCACCCTCGACGGCACCGCCATCAAGCGGCAGGGCCGACTCGTCGAACGACTTCCTCATCATCAACCCGGCTTCCGGCGCCTCCTCTGGAGCTGCCGCCGCAAATGGACCGATGGGCGGAAGCGGCGGAATCGGGGGGAGCGGCGGTAGCCAGAACGCCAATTGGTCGTTAGCCAGGTAGATGAACGAGTTGATGGTGTCGACAACGACATTCGCCAACCCGTTCCAGAAGCTGATCTTGCCGCCGAGCCAGTCGGCGACGTTGAACGTGATGCTTCGGACGATCCGTTCGCCGAAGTCGTAGAAGATCGAGATCTGCGGCGATAGCCACCCCACGTAGGGAACCCAGCCCACCGCGTATGCGGCGACGTCGAATCCCCATTCCACCCACGGTTCGACGGCGTTGTAGACGTTCTTGATCACGCTGTCGATCGAGTTGCCGACGACGGCTTGCTCGAACTTCGGCGTGGGGAAAGGGGCGCTGGCGCTCGGCGGCACGATGATTCGCTCGAGCCACTGGACGAGCAGACCGGGCAGGTCCGTCGCTGTGAGATACGCCGTGGGAGCGGGCGGCGGATCCAGCAATTGCGCGGAGCCGGCCTGGACGCTGGCGCCGGGCGGGGGCATCGGCTGCGTGAACTGGAAAGCGGCCGCCAGCCGGACCGTCGGCTCCGGCGGGGGCGGTGGAGCAGGTCGAACCGGGTAGAGCGCGGTCGCGCTGACTGTCAGCATGGTCACTGCGGTCACAACTGCCGAGCGTGCAGAGCGCATGTTGTCATCCTCTTCAAGACCCCGACGAAAGATAATCTACGCCAGTGTTTGCTCGGGTGAGGGGAAACGTCGGCGATTGCTTTGCTGAGTGTAATGCACCCGATGGCAGCCCCCCGACGCCGACGACGCGCGGACTACTGTGACCGATATGTCAGGCGCCGATGTTTCAGAATGTGAGACGTGCGGATGATCCTCAACGAACGCGGGGTTACACGGGAGTGGCACTGAACCCCCAACACGGCGCCGATCTGTTCAATCCGGTGGTCCCACCGAAGTCCGGCGCGCCCAGCGCTGCCAGCCTTCGACGCGTCCTGCGACGAGCCCGCGATGGCGTGGCATTGAACGTGGAGGAAGCCGCGATCGCGATGACCGCGCGCGGCGACGACCTCGCGGATCTGTGCGCCAGCGCGGCCCGGGTGCGGGACGCCGGCCTGGAGGCCGCGGGCCGTCGCGGTCCCACCGGGCGGCTGCCGGTGAGTTATTCGCGCAAGGTGTTCATTCCCGTCACTCACCTGTGCCGAGACACCTGCCACTACTGCACCTTCGTGACGGTTCCCGGCAAGCTGCGGTCGCAGGGCGCCGGGATGTACATGGAGGCCGACGAGATCCTCGAGGTCGCGCGACGAGGTGCCGAGCTGGGCTGCAAAGAGGCGCTGTTCACCCTCGGCGACCGACCCGAGGCGCGCTGGGACGAGGCGCGGCAGTGGCTCGACGAGCGAGGCTATGACTCGACGCTCGACTACGTGCGGGCGATGGCGATCCGGGTCCTCGAGGAGACCGGGTTGTTGCCGCATCTGAATCCCGGCGTCATGAGTTGGGCGGAGCTCTCGCGGCTCAAACCGGTCGCGCCGTCGATGGGCATGATGCTGGAGACAACGTCGCGGCGGTTGTTCGAGACCAGGGGCCTGGCGCACTACGGCAGCCCGGACAAGGACCCAGACGTCAGGTTGCGCACGCTGGACGACGCGGGCCGGTTGTCCATTCCGTTCACGACGGGCCTGCTGGTCGGAATCGGGGAGACGCTGACCGAACGCGCCGAAACCGTTCACGCGATCCGACGCTCGCACAAGGAGTTCGGTCATGTACAGGAAGTGATCGTGCAGAACTTCCGGGCCAAGGACCACACCGCGATGGCGTCCACACCGGACGCCGGGTTCGACGAATTCGTCGCGACGGTGGCGGTCACGCGCCTGGTGATGGGGCCCAGGGTCCGCATCCAGGCGCCGCCGAACCTGGTGTCGCGCTCGGAGTGCCTGGCGCTGGTCGGCGCAGGCGTCGATGACTGGGGCGGGGTGTCGCCGCTGACCCCGGATCACGTCAACCCCGAACGGCCGTGGCCCGCGCTCGACGAGTTGGCGGCGGTCACCTCCGAAGCCGGCTTCGACCTGGTGCAGCGACTGACGGCCCAGCCGCAGTATGTGCAGGCCGGTGCGGCGTGGATCGACCCGCGGGTGCGTGGCCACGTCGACGCGCTGGCCGACCCGGACACCGGTCTGGCGCTCGACGTCAACCCCACCGGGCGGCCCTGGCAGGAGCCCGACGAGAGCTGGGAATCGTTGGGCCGCACCGATCTACATTCGGCCATCGACGACTCGGGCCGCCTCACCGAGACCCGCAGTGATCTGGGCAGCGCGTTCGGCGACTGGGAGTCGATCCGCGAGAAGGTGCACGAGCTCGCGGCCCGAGCTCCTGAACGCATCGACACCGATGTGCTGGCCGCATTGCGCTCGGCGGAGCGCGATCCGGCCGGGCTCTCCGACGACGAGTATCTGGCACTCGCGATCGCAGACGGTCCAGCACTGGATGCCGTTGCAGCACTAGCAGATTCGCTGCGACGCGACACTGTCGGCGACGACGTGACGTTCGTGGTCAACCGGAACATCAACTTCACCAACATCTGCTACACCGGTTGCCGGTTCTGTGCTTTCGCGCAGCGCAAGGGCGATGCTGATGCGTTCTCGCTGTCGGTCGACGAGGTCGCTGACCGGGCGTGGGAGGCACACGTCGCGGGGGCGACAGAGGTGTGCATGCAGGGCGGCATCGACCCCGAATTACCGGTGACCGGTTATGCCGATCTGGTGCGCGCGGTCAAGAAACGTGTGCCGTCGATGCACGTACACGCGTTTTCGCCGATGGAAATCGCAAACGGCGTCACCAAGAGCGGGCTCTCGATCCGCGAATGGCTGACGAGCCTTCGCGAGGCCGGCCTGGGCTCGATTCCCGGCACGGCCGCCGAAATCCTCGACGACGAGGTGCGGTGGGTGCTGACCAAGGGCAAGCTGCCGACGTCGATGTGGATCGAAGTCGTCTCGACCGCGCACGAAGTCGGCCTGCGGTCGAGTTCGACCATGATGTACGGGCACGTCGACCAGCCACGGCACTGGGTCGGGCACCTTCGCGTACTGCGCGAAATCCAGGACCGCACAGGAGGTTTCACCGAGTTCGTGCCTCTGCCGTTCGTACACCAGAGCTCGCCGCTGTACCTTGCCGGCGGGGCGCGGCCCGGCCCGACGCACCGCGACAACCGTGCAGTGCATGCGCTGGCGCGGATCATGCTGCACGGCAGGATCTCCAACATCCAGACCAGCTGGGTCAAGCTCGGCACCGAGCGCACACAGGTGATGCTCAACGGCGGCGCCAACGATCTGGGCGGCACGCTGATGGAGGAGACCATCTCGCGGATGGCGGGCTCGGAGTTCGGTTCGGCCAAGAGCGTGGAAGAACTGGTCGCGATCGCCGAGGGCATCGGTCGGCCGGCGCGGCAACGCTCCACGACGTACGCGCCATTGGCTGCCTAGCCTTACCTAAGTCGGCGGCCTGAAATGCCCTGCTGCGTCTGGTTTTAACGGAAGTTCACATCGAAACCGCAGTGCCGCTTCGGTCGCGACGCGTATATCTTGATGTCGCAATCCTCGACCCCTGGAGCGGCCATGAACACCATTTCCGGAATTCCTGCGCACGCGTTGTTGGTTCACGGCATGGTGGTGCTCGCGCCGCTGACGGCGCTGCTCGAGATCCTGTGTGCATTCTGGCCCGCCGCACGTCGCCGGCTGGTGTGGCTGGTGTTGGCATTCGCCGTGGTGACGACGGTGCTCACACCGTTGACCACATCGGCCGGTGAGTGGCTTCTGCAGGAGGGCGGACCGCCGCGACCGATTCTGCAGGAACATGTCGAACGGGGTGAGTGGATGATCTACTTCTCGGTCGCCATGCTGATCGTCGCGGTGGCCTTGGCGGCGCTGCACTGGGCGGAAGGCAGATCGGACAAACCGCGCAAGGCCGCCGCGGCAGTCCTTGCCGTCGTCTCCCTCGTGGTCGGCGTGTCCTCGATCGTCACCGTCGTGCGGATCGGGGACGCCGGTGCGCAAGCCGTCTGGGGTGATCGCGGCTGACTCGCGCTCGGATGATCGCAGCGGGAAATAATACCGGACTGCAGTCCGTTTACTCTTGAGAGATGTCGGGAAGGCCGGCATCCGTACTCAAGGAGACCTCGTCATGACCGTCGCTGTAGCCACCGACCTGGGCACCGGTACCTGGGCCATCGACCCCGTCCACTCGACCATCAACTTTTCGGTACGCCACCTCATGGTGAGCAAGGTGCGAGGCACCTTCGACAACTTCAGCGGCGCGATCGTCGTCGCCGAAGACGGCACCGCGTCGGTGACCGCCGAGATTGCCGTCGATTCGATCAACACCCGCAACGAGCAGCGTGACGCGCACGTCCGGTCCGCAGACTTCTTCGATGCCGAGAAGTATCCGATTGCCACCTTCGCCTCGACAGGTGTCCGGCCTGACGGCGACCGCTATCTGGTCGACGGCGACTTCACCCTCAAGGGGGTGACCAAGCCGATCACCCTCGAACTGGAGTTCAACGGCGTCAACCCCGGCATGGGCCACGGTGAGGTCGCAGGATTCGAATCCTCGGTCGTGTTGAACCGCAAGGACTTCGGCATCGACATCGACCTACCGCTGGAAACCGGCGGCGCCGTCGTCGGCGACAAGATCACCGTCACCCTGGAGATCGAGGCGCTTCGGCAGGCGTGACAAGCAGCGACGCACACTAGCGCGTCTGCAGGTCGTGATCCTGCGGACGCGCTAGTTGTGTTCTGCGCTCACATGTCGAAGCAGCTGCCGGTGCCGTCGGATGCCGGGATGTCGATGTTCTTCGCGGAGAACTGCGCAACCACCCCGCTATCCGTCACCTCCAGCGAATCAACGCGCAGGTTGTACTTGTTGTCGGTGAGCTCGCTGGTCATCTCGTCGAGCTTGGACTGAAGGTCCTCCTGAGGCAGATCCAGGTCGCCGCCGAGCGAGAAGCTGTCGGGCTGGATCTGCAGCCGGATGCCGCCGTCGGCTGTCGTCTCCGGCTTGACGGCGATGGTGCTGTCGAACATGCCGTGCAGGGTGACGATGCCGGTCGACGGATCCGTCTCGATGCTCGTCACGACTTCGTCCGTCGAGATCCAGTCGGTCAGGAAACCGAAGATGCTGTCGTCGAGGTATTCGTCGATGGCTTCCTTGAGGGCGGCGTTGGCCGACTCGCGCATCCCTTCGGAGGTCCAGTCGACGGTTGCGTTGATCGCGCCGATGGTGCCCGCGTCGTTCGCGCCACCCTTCAGGTCGAGGTCGTCGACGGCGATGTCCGCGGTGACCCCGTGCACGCCGCGGATGGGAGTGCCGTTCGTGCCGATCGTGAATCCCGAGTACTTGTCGTCGAAGTACTGCATGAGCACCGGCGGCGAGGTCTCGAACGTCACGTCGACGGAATCCTCGGAGGCCTCGATGAAGCACGCGGTGGCCGACTTGACCTTGCTGACGGCGATGGTGCGCGCGAAGAATTCGGCGCCGACGAGACCCGCCGCGGCGGTGGCCAGCACGATCACCAGGATGAGGAGGATCGCGAGCGGTCCACGGCCGCGCTTGCGATTCGCGGGCGGCTGGGGCGGCGGAGCGGGCGGCTGGACCGGCGGGGCCGGCGGCTGGTACTGCGCCACCAGCGGGATCGGCCGAACCTGCGTGGGCGCGTACGACGCGGGCGGGATGGGCCGAACCTGGGTGGGGGCGTACGGGGCGGGGATGGGCCCGTTGTGGGTGGGCGCGGAATGGAAACCTGCTCCACGAGCCGGGGTCGCCGTCTGCCCTGCGTACATCGCGTTTCCGGCGTATCTGGGGTAGGTCATGCCGGAAAGGCTGTTCGCCCGCACTTGGAAGTTCCTTAAAGGGCTGCCCAACGACCCGATCTGCGCCAATGCTGAGCGATTGACCAGCACGGCTCAGAAGATGGGTGTGGCGACTGGTCTAGCTGTATGTGCGACGTTTAGTATCAGTAACCACGCGCCACCCCTAACAGGGCGGCGCGCGGAGTTAGGGCACACTGAGACGACCGTCCAGGTATGGACTGCGCATACTTGCACGAACTCTTGTGGCCTGAACCCAGAACAGCAGCCCGCTTGGACAGGAGATCGAGGAGCAACCGTGACGTACGTCATTGCCGAACCCTGCGTCGACCTCAAAGACAAGGCATGTATCGAGGAATGCCCCGTCGACTGCATCTACGAGGGCGCCCGGATGCTCTACATCCACCCCGACGAGTGCGTGGACTGCGGAGCGTGTGAGCCTGTGTGCCCGGTGGAGGCCATCTACTACGAGGACGATGTTCCGGACCAGTGGACCGCCTATACCCAGCACAATGCCGATTTCTTCGCTGAACTCGGCTCTCCGGGTGGCGCGTCGAAGGTCGGCCAGACCGACAACGATCCGCAGGTCGTCAAGGATCTGCCTCCTCAGGAAAAGGACTGAGAACGGCTCGCTTGAAGCGCCGCTCGGCGTCGTTACCGGTGTTCCCGTGGGACACCTTGGCCGACGTCACCGCGCTGGCCCGGTCGCATCCTGACGGGATGGTCGACCTGTCGGTCGGCACTCCGGTCGATGACGTCGCGCCTGTCATCCGCGAGGCCCTGGCCGCCGCCAGTTCTGCACCCGGCTATCCGACGACGGCAGGCACGCCTGCGCTGCGCGCGTCCGCGGTAGCAGCACTCGAGCGCCGATACGGTGTCACCGAACTGGCCCACGACGCCGTGCTTCCGGTGATCGGCACCAAGGAGCTCATCGCCTGGCTGCCGACACTGCTCGGCCTCGGTCCCGACGAGCTCGTCGTGGTGCCGGAATTGGCTTATCCGACATACGAAGTCGGTGCGCGGTTGGCAGGCACACCGTTCGTGCGCGCGGACTCGCTGACACAGCTGGGCCCGCAGTCGCCCGCGCTGATGTACCTCAACTCGCCGAGCAACCCGACCGGCAGAGTGCTCGGTGTCGATCATCTGCGCAAAGTGGTCGGTTGGGCACGCGAGCGAGGTGTGCTCATCGCTTCCGACGAGTGCTACCTGGGGTTGGCGTGGGACGCCGAGCCCCTCTCGGTGTTGCATCCGTCGGTCTGCGGCGGCGACCACACGGGCCTGCTGGCACTGCACTCGCTGTCCAAGACGTCGTCGCTGGCGGGCTACCGCGCCGGTTTCGTCGCAGGGGACCCGTCCGTGGTCGCCGAGCTGCTGGCGGTGCGCAAGCACGCAGGCATGATGGTGCCCACGCCGGTGCAGTCCGCGATGGTTGCCGCGCTCGACGACGACGACCACGAACGCGAGCAGCGCGGGCGCTACGAGCAGCGCAGGGCCGCGCTCATGCCCGCCCTGCAGTCGGCCGGGTTGACGGTCGATCATTCGGAGGCCGGGCTGTACCTCTGGGCCACCCGCGGCGAGGCGTGCCGCGAGACCGTGGGCTGGTTCGCAGAACGCGGGATTCTCGTCGCGCCCGGCGAGTTCTACGGTCCGGCAGGCGCGCAGCATGTTCGCGTCGCCCTGACAGCGGCCGACGAGCGGATATCCGCTGCCGTGCAACGACTCAAGGATTGATCGGACGCTGCGTCCGGCCGCCCCGACGGCCCTGAACAAGGCTACGTCAGCAGATTCATCGACATCGCGGTCGTCACCGCTGCGGTGCGGTCGGATACGCCCAGCTTGTTGAACGTCCGCAGCAGATGGGTTTTCACCGTCGCCTCGCTGATGTGCAGTTCGCGGCCGATCTCGGCGTTGGTCCTTCCCGTCGCGACCAGACCGAGCACCTCGACCTCCCGTGTCGACAATGCCGCCGGAACAGGTTGGCGTACAAAGCGAACCAGCCGATCCGCGACGGCAGGCGCCAGCACCGTCTTCCCGCGCGCCGCGTCGCGGACGGCGTCGGCGAGTTGGGTGCGCGAGACGTCCTTCAGTAGATATCCGGTCGCGCCCGCCTCGACGGCACGCAATATGTCGGTGTCGGACTCATAGGTGGTGACGACGACGATGCGGGTTTCCGGCAGCACCGCCAGGATCCGCTCGGTCGCCGTGACCCCGTCGACGTCTGGCATCCGAAGATCCATGAGAACGACGTCTGGGCACAGGGATTCGGCCATCGTGATCGCCTCCGCGCCCGAACCCGCCTCGCCGACGACGGTGAGATCGGCTTCGGCGTCGATCATGCCGCGCAGTCCCTCGCGGACAACGGGGTGGTCGTCGACCAACAGCACTGTCGTCGGGGTCGTCACGACGGCACCTCGACGGTCAGCCGCGTCCCGCCGCCCTCGGCTGTCGCGAGGGTCATCGTCCCGCCGACCTGCGCCACCCGGGCGCGCATCCCGCGCAAACCGAACCCTTCGGGATGTCCGTTGAATCCAATGCCGTTGTCCGTCACCGCAAGCCGTACACCCGTACCCGTAGGCGTCAGCTCGACCGTGACGGCATCCGCGCGCGCATGCTTGCGGATGTTCGCGAAGGCCTCTTGTGCGGCGCGCAGCAGCACGACGTCCGACGACATGCTCTGCGCGGGCAGATCACCGTCGATGCGCACGGTCATCGCGGCGTCCGTCTCTGCCGCGAGCCGATCGCATTGGCGCGCGATCGCGGCGGGCAGTGGTTCTTCCAGTGGGCTGGGAGTCAGTTCGGCGACCATGGCCCGCGCTTCGGCGAGGTTCTCCCTGGCCGTCGCACCGATCAATTCGACATGTCTTTTCGCGGCCGCGGTGTCGGATTCCAGTTCGGGTTCGATGGCTTGGGCGAGCATGACGATGCTGGTGAACCCCTGAGCGAGAGTGTCGTGGATCTCGCGCGCCAGCCGTTCCCGTTCGGCTGCGGTGCCCGCCTCTCGCGACAGGCGCGCGCTCTCGGCGCGGGTGGCCGCCAGCTCGGCGACCAGCAGGGCCAGCTGCCTGCGTTGTTTCATCGACCTCGTGATCACCGTGCCCACCACCGGCGCGGCCACGACTCCGATCAGCGTGATCGCCACCGCCATCGTCAGATTCGGCGCCTCGATGCCGTGGGTCAGCAACAGAATTCCAAGAGGGATGAGGTTGACGATCGTCGTCACCACCAACGCGGTACGCAGCGGCAGGGTCGAGAACACGACGGGATACGTGGCGATCACGGCAGCGACGGACACCGGTGACGCCAGCATCGCGAGGATCCACAGGCCGACGACCATGGTGACGAATGCGACTGCGCGCCAACCGCGGTCGGGGGACCGGGTCACGCGCCGGCCGAATGCCAGCACGACCGCCGCCATTGCCGACAGCGCGATCGCGGCGCCCACCACATTGCCGGGGAAGCGATGGTCGAGCAGCACCACGGCGACGATGGTGGCGACGGCGAGACCGACCGCGTAGGCCTCCCACAGCCAGTTCCACTCACCGCCGCGCGGCCAGCCGTCGGGCGCGTCGCGGTTCATGCGGCGACCTTAATCCTCCTAGCTCCGCTCGGTCGGCACCCAGTTGCCGTGAAAGCCGTGCGGTACGCGGACCGGAAGGTGCACGGTCGCCACCGTTTCCATGGTCTGTCCGTCGAGCAACACGAGGTCGCTGCGATCGGTGGACCGGTCGTAGACGAAGCCCATCACGACGCCGTCGTCTTCTGGCACGTCGTCACCGGACGGGACGAACACGAATTCGCCGGGTTCACGGCCGGGACCGAAGGCCACCGACTGTGTGGTCTTGGCGTACAGGTCGTGTTTGAGGATCGCATCCGGGGCCGAAATGCCCGTCGACCCGGCGGTGTAGCTCACCGCATAGCCGTATCGGTGTGCCCGGCCGACGCGCCTCTCGTCGACCCGCGGAAACTCCTGAGCGGTGTCATCGAGGCGTTCCTCGTGGACCTTGCCTGCGGCCAGATCGACCGTCCATCGGTCCAGCGACTGGGTGCCGGGCACCAGGCTGGTGCCGGACGCGAAGACCGAGGAGTGTCGCACGACGTCGAGCACAATGCTGTCGCCCTCGGGGGACGTCACGTCGTAGGCGTTGAGCGGATGGAAGACGTAGCAGGGCTGCA
It encodes the following:
- the fdxA gene encoding ferredoxin — its product is MTYVIAEPCVDLKDKACIEECPVDCIYEGARMLYIHPDECVDCGACEPVCPVEAIYYEDDVPDQWTAYTQHNADFFAELGSPGGASKVGQTDNDPQVVKDLPPQEKD
- a CDS encoding bifunctional FO biosynthesis protein CofGH, producing MALNPQHGADLFNPVVPPKSGAPSAASLRRVLRRARDGVALNVEEAAIAMTARGDDLADLCASAARVRDAGLEAAGRRGPTGRLPVSYSRKVFIPVTHLCRDTCHYCTFVTVPGKLRSQGAGMYMEADEILEVARRGAELGCKEALFTLGDRPEARWDEARQWLDERGYDSTLDYVRAMAIRVLEETGLLPHLNPGVMSWAELSRLKPVAPSMGMMLETTSRRLFETRGLAHYGSPDKDPDVRLRTLDDAGRLSIPFTTGLLVGIGETLTERAETVHAIRRSHKEFGHVQEVIVQNFRAKDHTAMASTPDAGFDEFVATVAVTRLVMGPRVRIQAPPNLVSRSECLALVGAGVDDWGGVSPLTPDHVNPERPWPALDELAAVTSEAGFDLVQRLTAQPQYVQAGAAWIDPRVRGHVDALADPDTGLALDVNPTGRPWQEPDESWESLGRTDLHSAIDDSGRLTETRSDLGSAFGDWESIREKVHELAARAPERIDTDVLAALRSAERDPAGLSDDEYLALAIADGPALDAVAALADSLRRDTVGDDVTFVVNRNINFTNICYTGCRFCAFAQRKGDADAFSLSVDEVADRAWEAHVAGATEVCMQGGIDPELPVTGYADLVRAVKKRVPSMHVHAFSPMEIANGVTKSGLSIREWLTSLREAGLGSIPGTAAEILDDEVRWVLTKGKLPTSMWIEVVSTAHEVGLRSSSTMMYGHVDQPRHWVGHLRVLREIQDRTGGFTEFVPLPFVHQSSPLYLAGGARPGPTHRDNRAVHALARIMLHGRISNIQTSWVKLGTERTQVMLNGGANDLGGTLMEETISRMAGSEFGSAKSVEELVAIAEGIGRPARQRSTTYAPLAA
- a CDS encoding LmeA family phospholipid-binding protein, coding for MTYPRYAGNAMYAGQTATPARGAGFHSAPTHNGPIPAPYAPTQVRPIPPASYAPTQVRPIPLVAQYQPPAPPVQPPAPPPQPPANRKRGRGPLAILLILVIVLATAAAGLVGAEFFARTIAVSKVKSATACFIEASEDSVDVTFETSPPVLMQYFDDKYSGFTIGTNGTPIRGVHGVTADIAVDDLDLKGGANDAGTIGAINATVDWTSEGMRESANAALKEAIDEYLDDSIFGFLTDWISTDEVVTSIETDPSTGIVTLHGMFDSTIAVKPETTADGGIRLQIQPDSFSLGGDLDLPQEDLQSKLDEMTSELTDNKYNLRVDSLEVTDSGVVAQFSAKNIDIPASDGTGSCFDM
- a CDS encoding YceI family protein; the protein is MTVAVATDLGTGTWAIDPVHSTINFSVRHLMVSKVRGTFDNFSGAIVVAEDGTASVTAEIAVDSINTRNEQRDAHVRSADFFDAEKYPIATFASTGVRPDGDRYLVDGDFTLKGVTKPITLELEFNGVNPGMGHGEVAGFESSVVLNRKDFGIDIDLPLETGGAVVGDKITVTLEIEALRQA
- a CDS encoding sensor histidine kinase translates to MNRDAPDGWPRGGEWNWLWEAYAVGLAVATIVAVVLLDHRFPGNVVGAAIALSAMAAVVLAFGRRVTRSPDRGWRAVAFVTMVVGLWILAMLASPVSVAAVIATYPVVFSTLPLRTALVVTTIVNLIPLGILLLTHGIEAPNLTMAVAITLIGVVAAPVVGTVITRSMKQRRQLALLVAELAATRAESARLSREAGTAAERERLAREIHDTLAQGFTSIVMLAQAIEPELESDTAAAKRHVELIGATARENLAEARAMVAELTPSPLEEPLPAAIARQCDRLAAETDAAMTVRIDGDLPAQSMSSDVVLLRAAQEAFANIRKHARADAVTVELTPTGTGVRLAVTDNGIGFNGHPEGFGLRGMRARVAQVGGTMTLATAEGGGTRLTVEVPS
- the dapC gene encoding succinyldiaminopimelate transaminase, with the translated sequence MKRRSASLPVFPWDTLADVTALARSHPDGMVDLSVGTPVDDVAPVIREALAAASSAPGYPTTAGTPALRASAVAALERRYGVTELAHDAVLPVIGTKELIAWLPTLLGLGPDELVVVPELAYPTYEVGARLAGTPFVRADSLTQLGPQSPALMYLNSPSNPTGRVLGVDHLRKVVGWARERGVLIASDECYLGLAWDAEPLSVLHPSVCGGDHTGLLALHSLSKTSSLAGYRAGFVAGDPSVVAELLAVRKHAGMMVPTPVQSAMVAALDDDDHEREQRGRYEQRRAALMPALQSAGLTVDHSEAGLYLWATRGEACRETVGWFAERGILVAPGEFYGPAGAQHVRVALTAADERISAAVQRLKD
- a CDS encoding DUF2231 domain-containing protein → MNTISGIPAHALLVHGMVVLAPLTALLEILCAFWPAARRRLVWLVLAFAVVTTVLTPLTTSAGEWLLQEGGPPRPILQEHVERGEWMIYFSVAMLIVAVALAALHWAEGRSDKPRKAAAAVLAVVSLVVGVSSIVTVVRIGDAGAQAVWGDRG
- a CDS encoding response regulator, whose protein sequence is MTTPTTVLLVDDHPVVREGLRGMIDAEADLTVVGEAGSGAEAITMAESLCPDVVLMDLRMPDVDGVTATERILAVLPETRIVVVTTYESDTDILRAVEAGATGYLLKDVSRTQLADAVRDAARGKTVLAPAVADRLVRFVRQPVPAALSTREVEVLGLVATGRTNAEIGRELHISEATVKTHLLRTFNKLGVSDRTAAVTTAMSMNLLT